The genomic interval CCGCCCTACCTTCAAGTAGCTTTAGATATTCCAGATTTAGAGAAAACAAAAGCTATTGTAGCTGATCTTCCTAAAAGCGATAGAATAATTCTTGAAGCTGGAACCCCGCTTATAAAAAGATACGGCGCTAGAGTAATTCAAGAATTAAGAGAAATAGTTAAAGATGTTTTTATAATAGCTGATTTAAAAACGCTTGATGTAGGTCAAGTGGAAGTTGATTTAGCTTATGAAGAAACAGCAGATGCAGTTGTAGCATCTGGATTAGCTAGCATAGAAACATTAAATAAATTCATTTATGAAGCTAAAAGGCTTGGAATATACGCTGCAATAGATATGATGGATGTAGTTAACCCATTAAAGCTTTTAGAGCAATTAACTGATTTACCAGATATAGTTATTATTCATAGAGGAATAGATGAGGAAAAAATAAAGAAAACAAGATGGGAATTAATTAAAGAGCTTAAAGAAAAATATAAAGATAAAAAAATGCTTATAGCTATAGCCGGAGGAATAGAGCCTTCAACAGTTCCTTTAGCTTTAGAATCAGGCGCAGATATAATAGTTGTAGGAAGATATATAACGCAATCAAGAGATGTTAAAAAAGCAGCTAGAGAATTCTTAACTCAGCTAGGCTTAGACATGGATATATTTAGAGTTCACGTAGAATAGAAACTATTTTTCCCCTGCTTTTTTAAAAGCTAATAACTATGGAAAATAACATTTAATAAAACCTATCACTTAAATTGTCTTCATGAATTTTAAAGAAAATATTGTCGATTCAAATTTTTTTAAATGGAAACTGCGGATTTTAATAATTTGGAATATATTTTACATTTTTTATTATCTTGGTAGAATCCATTATGGGCTTACGCTTCCTTGGATAAAAGAGGATTTAAAGCTTACAATTATAGAGGCAAGTGTTATAGCTTCAGGAAGCCTTTGGGCTTATGCTTTAGGCAATATTATATTCGGAAGGCTTAGCGATAAATTAGGTTATAAAAAACTGTTGTTTTCAGCTTCAATATTTACAGCTTTAATGAATTGGATCGCCAGCTTTGCTTTTTCCTTTAAAACTCTTTTAATTCCATTTATAATTAATGGCTTTATTCAAGCAATGGGTTATGCGCCTGGTGAAGCTATGGTTGCGCAATGGTGGCGAAGAAAAGAATGGGGAACAACAGTTGGTTTTACAGGTTTAAGTGCATCTCTATCTGTTCTTATTGTTTGGATTATAACCGGTTGGTTTGCTTCAAATTACGGTTGGAGAGCAGCATGGCGATATCCTTTATTAATAACTTTAACAGTTGGAGTAATGCTTTATCTTATTGCTAAAGATAAACCAAGCGATGCAGGATTTCCAAGCTATAACGATTTTAACGAAAATAATCAATCTATAAAAGAAAAACTTAACCCTTATATTTATTTACTTTCAAATAAAAAATTTCTATTAATTTGTTTTGTTGGCATATTGCTTTTTATCGGTCGATATGGATTAATAACTTGGATACCTTTATATTATGCTGAAAGCGGAATAGCTTTATCAATTATTCCATTAACAACTATAACGTTGCCTATAGGGCAAGCTTTAGGCGCTATTTCAGCCGGCTTCATTTCAGATAAAGTTTTTAAATCTAACCGTTACAAAACCGTATGCATATATGCGGTTGCTGGTTGTTTAACTTTAATTGCTTTAGCTTTAACTTCTATTCGCTTAAACCCAATTCTTTCAATAACGTTATTAGGTTTAGGGGGCTTCTTCACTTTTGGAGCTGCTATACCTGTTTTTGTATTAGCTTTAGAGGCTGGTGGAAGAGAAATAGCTGGAACAGCTGTTGGAATCTTCGACTTCTTTTGTTATATAGGTAGTGGTCTTCAAGGCTTAATTATAGGGTTTATACTTTATGCTACAAACTATAATTGGATAAAAACATTCATAATTTTAGGCATGTTAATTGCTTTCTCAGCAATTTTAATTTTTGCAGCAAGAAAATAAAAAAGCTAGCTTTAATTAATTGTTCCATTCATAGATGCTGCGTATTAAAGCTCATCACTTGCAACTGTTTTTACATATTTTTTACCTATTTTATAAAGCTTTGAATCATCTGTAACTAATGTTAAGTTGTTATCTATCGCAGCTTGAATATATGATGCATCATAATAGGTTATACCTTCTTCTAAAGCCATTTTTAATATTTTTAAGGCATTTTCAGGTTTTAGCTTCTTTAACCTATTGAAGACTTCAATTAAAGAATCTAATGCTATTCTTGCCTCATCAGCTTCTATAGCTTTATATAAATAAACCTGCTTCCAAATAGCATTTCCCAACTCATAAAACGTTAAACTTAAAGTCCATCCTTCAAGCAGTTTATCCAATTTTTTTTCTCCACATAAGTTTATTATAGCTGAAGAGTCAAAAAGATTCATCTCTCTTCTCTACTCTCCCTTAAAGATTTAATCCAAGCCTCTTCGCTAACTTTTTTTATAATTTTGCTCGCTTCTTCAACCTTTTTATAAAGGCGTTGTTTCATTCTTTCCTCCACTTCCTCTTCAAGCGCTCTTTTAATAACTTCAGAAGGTTTTATTCCTAGCTCAGAAAGCTTTTTTCTAAGCTCTTCATCGATTTTGGCTGAAACAGTTACATACCTCAATTATACCACCAATATGTATTACATAATTTTACTATATAAATATTACTACTTTATAAGACTCCAATAAAATAAAGTTGAATCTTATACACCTGAAAAACCCTAATTTACTACTCACCCTTAAAATTTAACAATCTAAAGGAGAGGCTTTTAAATATGCTGCTCTTACAAAAGAATAAGCTAAATGCAATATAACGATAGTTGTAAATTAAAAACGTGGAGTCATAAACTAATTTAAGGTATTTAAACCTAACACAATTTAATGAGCAATATAAGATGGTAGCCCGGGGGAGATTCGAATTCAGGGCTTTAAGCTCTCCCGTCAGCAGGTTGCTTTTCCCTTTTTTAATAGGATCCAGAGCCTTACAGGGGCTTCTGAGCCCTTGCTATGCTTGACCGCTACACCACCGGGCTATAGGCTTCCCCCAGGCTAAGAAATAAGTTTATTTAAAGAGAAAATTAAACTTTTCTTAATTTTTAAACTGTTTTTAAAACCCTTAAAATTTCTTTGCATAAGTGATTATTTGCAGCTGCTATAAAAGAAGCTTTTTCCTCAGGTGTAACCTTCATGTTCAATTCTTCCCCATTTAATGAAACAATAACTCCTCCAGCCTCTTTAACTATTAATTGGCTTGCTGCGATATCCACAGCTCTAATCTTATTTCTTGCATCTATAAAAGCGTCTGTAACGTTGTTTGCTATTTGACAAAGCTCTAACGCGTTAGCTCCAAAATGTCTTGTATGCCGAGCATAATTAAAAAGATTTGCAATCTTTTTTATATCTTCACTATTTGTAAAGCATAAATCTAAACCTATTAGAGCTTTATTTAAACTTGTCACATTAGATGTATGGACTTCATTATTATTTAAATATGCTCCTTTATCTTTTTCAGCGTAATAAACATCTCCATTTACAAGATCCATAACTAAACCTGCATAAACACTTTTTAAAAATAAAGTTTTAGAAACAGCTAAGGAACAGCAATAAAAATTTATGCCTCTTAAAGCGTTTAATGTGCCATCTATAGGATCAAGAATTATAAATTCTTTAGGTTTTTCCCCCAGCTTTTTTACCCCAGCTTCCTCGCTTACTAAAATGCATGAAACATTAAGTTTATTTAAAGTTTCAATTACCGTTTTCTCCGCTATATAATCCACTTTTCTAGTTATATCCCCTCCAGCTCCTTGACCCAATTCTTCACCAGCTTCCTTTAAGCTTAACGTTAACTTCACGTTTCTCTTAACCTCTTCACAAGTTTCCCTTAAAATTTTAAACCAATCCATCTTAACTTTTCGCCTCCTCGATTTTACATTATTTCAGCTTTAAATCAATTTTTACTCAAAAGCAATCTTCATGAAACCCATAAAGCTTACGCCTATCAAGAAAAGAGTAAAAGATAAAATAGATTTTTTAAATTCAGGCTGTTTATGAAGTTCAGGAATAAGATCTGAAGCTGCTATATAAAGGAATCCTCCAGCTGTAAAAGGAATTAAATGTGAAGCTATATTCTCCACATATGTAATAAAAAAGTAGCCGAATAAAGCTCCAAAAACAGCTGTTAAAGCTGATATAAAATTCCAAAATAAAGCTTTAAACTTAGTGAATCCCCCATAAATAAGCACACCAAAATCTCCAAGTTCTTGAGGGATCTCATGAGCTATCACAGCTATTGTTGTGGTTATGCCAAGCGGTATACCAACGATAAAACTTGCAGCTATAATTAAACCATCTATAAAATTGTGAATTCCATCTCCAATTAAATTTAAGTAAGTAAACATGTGAATAGGGCATTTTTCTTCATGGCAATGACGCCAATAAAGAATCTTCTCTAAAAGAAAAAATAATGTAAACCCAAGTATAACATAAAGAAAAATCACTATGCTATTGGTTTGGCTTAAAGCTTCTGGAAGAAGATGAATAAAAGCTCCACCAATTAATGCTCCAGCTGAAAAACCAACTAAAGAAAACAATATATTATTTAAAACTTTCTCTTTAATAATTAATGTGAATAAGCCGATTAAGGATATAAAACTTACCAAAATAACGCTTCCTAAAATCCAAATTAAAACGTTAAAATCCAAATTAAAACTCTCCGTTTTATATTATTAAATATCTTAAGTGACTTGAATAAAAAGATTATTTAAAGCTTCTCCATTAACCTTTTTACTTTCGAATGGCGATAGAAGCTATAAAAACTAATCCAGCAAAAATGGCTTGTGTTAAATTCAATTCTTTTTAGCAAGCAATTATTAAAAAATTAGGCTAAATAATACGCTTTTATTATAAGCGAAAAACCTTCAAATTTTGAGAGCTGTCGACTCGCTTTATAGTTTTATGAAGACCTTTATAATGAGTTATTGGTTTTAAGGTTAAAGTTAACGCTTTTGAATTTTTATTTAAAAATATTTTTCTTTAAAAATTTATTTTTCAAATTTTTTACATTAAAATTTGTTTTTGAATAAATTTTTTGTAAAAATTACAAAGTTAATTTGGAAATATTTATTAAAAAGAGAGTTTATTTAAAACAAGAGTTAAATTGAAGAAAGCGTTGCTTAAACAACTAAACAATTTAACTTCATTATGCAACTTAGAAAAAAAAGAGAAAAAGGCTATATTTAAAATTGAAACAGGAATCTTAAAGGTTATGGTTGATAAGCTTATTGAAAAAGGCTTCTATTGGTTTTTACCAGTTATATTAGCTAAATCAACCGATCCATTATGGCCTGATACTCAAGCAAGCATAGAAAAAAGAGTAGAGCTTGAAATTTATAATAAGAAAGTTAAAACTATGCAAAGCATGATAATTCATAAAAGAATTTTAGTTTCTTCAGGAATAGAAAAAATATTCGTTTTATCTCCCAATATTCGAATAGAGCGAAGAGAAAGAGCTGAAACTGGAAAACACTTATATGAATTTACTCAATTAGATATTGAAGCTGCTTACTGGAAAATGAAAGATATATTCAAGCTTTTTGAAGAGCTTATTAAAACATCGATAATTTATGTTAAAGAAAACTTTAATGAAGAGCTTAAAATGCTTAAAAGAGAAATTAAAACACCTGAAACTCCATTTAAAATCTTCAATAGAATAAAGCTTGAAGAAAAATATGGAGGAAACTGGGAATCCCTTATTTCTAAAACTTTAAAAAATCCAATATGGGTAACAAACATTCCAAGAGAGTTTTATGATTATGAAGATAAAAAAACTGGAGAATGGCGAAACTTCGATTTAATTTTACCAGAAGGCTATGGCGAAGTCATTTCCGGAGCTGAAAGAGAATATGAGTATGAAAAACTCATTAAAAAAATAGATAAAGATGGATTAAATAAAAACGATTATAAAGTTTTATTAAGCTTCGCTAAAGAGGGAAAATTAAAACCTTCAACAGGCGCTGGGCTTGGAGTTGAAAGATTCATAAGCTATGTTTGTGGAGTTAAGCATATCGCTGAGGTTCAACCATTTCCAAGAATACCAGGTTTTGTTTCAGAGTTATAAAAATGACTAAAAACTTTTTAAAAAAGAAAAGAATTGAGATGTTTAAGGTTTACTCTTCTTCTTAAATATTGTTGTTAAAGCTAACAAAACTGTTAAAGAAAGGAAAATAGCGATTACACCATTAAATTCTGAAACCACTATGCATGAAATTTGAGTTGTTGCATCAGAATAACCTTGTTTGCTTGCAGTTAAATGGATAACATATGTTCCTTCTTCAGCATCTGATGGAACCCTGAATTCATGAGTAAATGTTCCATCTTGATTTGAATAAGCTAACCCTAAATGTAAAATTTCTCCAGAAGGCTTATTAACTTGAATAGATATTGAAGCGCTTGAAACAGGATTGTTAAATTCATCTTTAATTATGCCATTTATTCTAACATATTCTCCAGCATTATAGGATTCTTCAGATACGTTAGCTGAAATTGAAAGCGCCTCAGCTGAATAGGCTTGATTAATGGTTGATGAAATAGTTAATAAAGCTAAAGCTAAGAAAATATGCGCTTTAAAAAGTGTTTCTTTGCAAAGCATTTAAGCCCGCCTCTTCTTAACCGTTTAGTTAACCATAAATATAGCATCTATTGAAGCTAAAAATTTTCCTCCTTGAGAAATCAACTTATCAGATACAAAAGCTTTAGTTGAATATATACCTTTAACAGCGTTAGCTGGTATTATAAAACTGAACCCCTCTGTTATAGTCTTGCCCTGTTCTAAATCTCCAACATGAAAATCGACTTTAATAGGTGTTCCATTTGGGTCATCTATCTCTAACCATACGTAAGCATTATTTAAAATTTCTCCAGAATTCTCTACTGTAACCCATATGATTAATGATTCTCCTTGAGTAAATTCTGATTTAATCGCTTCGCCAGTTGAATCGGTTATGTTAATGCTTACAAAATTTACACTTGGAAGGTTTGATTCTCCAACAATAAATGTCGCATGCGCATACCCATCTATGTAACCAAATTTACTTGCTGTAACAAAAACTGTGTATGTTCCATTTATAAATATTGAGTACCCTAACTCGCCGATAGTAAAGTTGTCGAAGTATATGCCTGAAGAATCTGTTTCAATTAACGCTGAATGAACAACATTGCCTAATGGATTAACTATTTGAATTGAAACTTCAACTGCTTCTACAGGGTTTTTAAATCGATCTTGAACGCTTCCAGAGATTTTCACCACATCATTTTGCGTATAAATCGCTTCATCTGTTTGCACATTTACAAGTAATATGTTTTCTCTAGTTGTTGTTTGAGTTGTTGAAGTTGAGGTTATCGCAGCTTCTGGAGGATTAATTATTAAGCCTACTTTCGCTTCTTCCTCTTTATCTCCGCTAACAGCTGTTATTGTTATTTCATATGCGCCTTCAGGTGTTTGAATGGTTGTAATTATGGTTAGCTTCGAATGAAAGGGTGTTCTTCCTTTTTCAGGCGTAAATATGCCTATCGTATTTTCAGGGAGTCCTTCAACCGTTAATATTACTATTCTCCTAAAGCGTGTTAACGATTCAACTTTAATGGAGAAGCTTGCCACTTCACCAGCTTTAATCGATTTATAAGATGGTTCTGCGCGTATAAGAATGGTAGCTTCATTATTGTTTGCTAATATTGGGGATAGCGTTAAGCTTAATAGAAATAGGCTTAAAAATATTGTTGCAAAAATTTTTTGGTTCAAGAGATTTTTCACCTTAACCTTATTTTTTGCGTTTCTTCTATATAAATGTTTCTGTGTAGCACAAATAAACATTTATAGAAAAACTATTACGTAACCTCTACAATACATCATAATAAAAAACTTAAGCGAGAAGAAACCCTTGAAGGAAGAAGCAGAAACAAACTCTTTAGTTATAGAGCTTTTAAAAAAAATAAGCAAAAGCCTTGAAGAATTAAATGAAAAAATTGATAAATTAATTGAAAAAACCATGTTAACCGAGGTTAAACCTAAAAAAATCTCTATAGAAAACTTGCCATTAGATGCAGCAACTCTTCTTTCGCTTCCAGATCACCTTAGAAAAACTGCTATAGCAATATGCAGTTTAGGAGAAGCTACAGCAGAGGATGTAGCTGAAGAAACAAAAAGAGCTAGAGCTGTTGAAAGCGATTATTTAAATCAATTAGTAGCTTTAGGATATTTAAAGAAAAAAAGAATTGGAAAAAAAGTTTACTTCAGCATTGAGGAGAAAAAATAATGAAAACTATAGCTATTCACTCTTATAAAGGTGGAACTGGAAAAACTTCTATAGCTGTAAATTTAGCAGCTTTATCAGCTATTAAAGGAAGAAATGTTTGCATATTGGATTATGATTTTAGAGCTCCAAGTCTTCAAGTTGCTTTTAAAGAAAACCCAAGGTTTTGGTTAAACGATTTTCTGGAGGGAAACATTAATTTTCAAGATGCGTTAATCGAGTTAACTCGTAAATATGATTTTAAAGGAAGGTTTTTAGTAGGCTTCGCTAATCCAAACTCTCAAGCTTTAAGAAACATGATGACGAAAGATAGAATATGGGAAATGAGGGCTTTGCATAAAACGCTTTCAGCTAAAAGAAGCTTAAACCAAGAAATGGGCGTCGAGCTTTTGATTTTCGATACAAGCCCAGGAATGATTTATTCTTCAATAAATGCTTTAGCAAGCTCAGATTTAATATTTATAGTTATGAAGGGAGATGAATACGATTTAGAAGGGACAAAAGAGCTTATAAATGGGATATATGAAGTTTTAGGAAAGAAAACTCAAGTAATCCTTAATAAAATTCCCTTAAATTACTTTAGTAAAGAAGCTTCTGAATTGCTTAAAGCTTCAATTCAAGAAAAGCTTGGTTTACCTATAGCTGGTTTAATTCCATGCGATTGTAATCTTTTAGCTACAGGAGGAAAATCAATAATCGCTATTAATCAACCTAACCACCCATTCATTAAAGCTTTATCAGATATAATCGATAAAATTCAATTATAAAGATTCTCGTTTAAGCTTTTCTTCATATTCCTCGCGAAGTTTTTCATATTCTTCATCGCTTATCTTTCCTTGAGCTTTCAACTCTTCAAGCTTAGCTAAAGCTCTTGCATAAGCTAAATATTTTCGATCAAATATTGATTTTTTCCCTTTTCTCATCTTTCTCCAAAAAATTGAGAAAATTACTGAAGTTAAAACAGATATAAAGAAAACTGTTAAAGGTAAAGTTGAATTTAAATTATTTTCATTCACTATTGTAAGCGAAATAGTTGCGTAACGAATTTTTCCTTTTCCAACTCCAATCACCGTCACATTATAGTTTCCCTCATCAGCTTCTTTAGAAGCTTCAAGAGTTAACATTGAAGCTTTAAAAGGTGTTACAAATGTTTGATTTAAAGAATATTTTACACCTTTAGGTAAACCTGAAACTTGAAGAAGAACAGTAAAGTTTAACGGTTTACTAGAAATTAAATTAATTAAGGCTTGTTGAAGCTCTCCTCGCTTAAGCTCAATAACTGCTGGAGAAACAGCGATTAAGAAATCTGAAAAGAAAAGAGTTAAAGAAATTTTTGTTTGAAAATCTTCATACCCCGCTTTAGTAGCAATCACATATATGGTATAGTTTCCTTCAACAGCTTCAGGAGATAAAGAAAATTCATCTTTAAAGCTTCCATTTTTACTTGAGTAAACTAAAGCCACATGAATAGCACTTCCGTTAGGGTTGTTTACTTGAATTGAGATAAGAGCATTTTGAACTGGGTAACCAGCTGTATTAGATACAGCTCCAGATATAATTATTAACTCTGTAGATTCACTTGAGTAATGGTTTACAGAAACTGAAACAAACATTTTACTTAAAGCTAAAGAATTAGGTAAAGAAAAGGAAAAAAGAATTAAAAAAAGAATTAAAAGTGAAAAAGCTTTCTTTGCTTTCACTTTTTTTCTCCTTTCTTTTTAAACTCCAGCATTTTAACTCGTTAACCAATTTATTAAATCTTTTGCGTTTTCACAAGAAATTTTAATTGAAATTGGGCCTAAAGGGGATTCGCCTTCAGGTTGACAAAAAGATATATGAGTTGAGAAAGCAACTTGCTTATTTAAATAAAAAATCAATTCGTTTCCTTGAATTGATGAAAAAAGAACGGCTTTAGCAGCATCTCTAATTTTCTCTTGCTTTAACAAATTTTTAAAGTTCTCTAAAACCTTTAAGCCTTTCCCTTCTCCCTTTAAAGTTATTGTTTTACCATCGATTTTAGAAAGCTTTATTTCTGGAAAAATGTTTCTTACAGCCTTCTCCACTTTAGCTTCATCTTCCGTAGGGTAAACTAAAGCTTCAACATAAACAACTAAATTATTCATCTTTTTTAATCTCCATTAAAATGTTTAACGCTTCAAGAAAAAAGTTTTTCATTAACCCTTCATTAATAATTATTTTATCAGCTAATGCGATTACTTCCCCAATCCCAATCTTTAATTCTTTTTCATCTCTAGATTGAAAATCCATATATGTTTTAGGGTCATCTTCTCTCCCCCTCATCTTTAACCTTTTAAACCTAACTTTAGGAGGTGAATGAACCGCTAAAACTTTAACGCTTTTAAAATAATTTTTCAACTCCTCCACTTCAGCTCTGCTTCTAATACCTTCAACAACAATAACCCTACTTTTCTCCTCTTTAAGTTTAGGAATCAATTTTTTAATAACTGCCGCTAATCCATTTTCTTCTCTAATCTCAATCATAATTTTGCTTAAGCTTTCATAAGTTAAAGGCAACTCTTTTTTAACAGCTTCTTCTCTAATTACATCTCCACAAGAGTAAACTGGAATATTAAGCGTTAAAGCTGCTTTAGAAATCAAGCTTTTTCCTGAACCAGGCATGCCTGCAATCGCTATTATTTTTCTCGCCTTCAATTTTAAATCCCTTTAAAACCAATTTAAAACATAAGCGTTTATAGTGTAAATATAAATAATTAGGTTCTGAGGATTCTTAAAATGAAAAGTTTACCTCCACCTAAAGAATATTTAACCTTAATTAATAACGTTATGGAAATTCTTTTAAAAGAAAGAGAAACAAAACTTTTCAATTATGGTGAAGTTAACGGAGGCTTAATTAAAATTAATTTTAAGGGGCAACTTATTGTTATAGGAGATATTCACGGCGACCTTCAAAGCTTAAATTATATTCTTAAAGAAAGCAATTTTCTAAAATTTAAAGATTCTATGCTAATTTTTTTGGGGGATTACATTGATCGAGGAAAATATTCCCCACAAGTGTTGTTTAAAGTTTTAAGTTTAAAACTTAATTTTCCAAGTAGAGTTATTGCTTTAAGAGGTAATCATGAAGGTCCAGGGGATCTTCAACCTCTTCCTCACGATTTCCCACATCAGCTTACTCGCAATTACGGCGAGAATGGAAGAAAAATTTACATTAAAACTAGAGAGTTATTTAATGCTTTACATCACGCAGCTTTAGTTGAAGGAAGATATTTATTTCTTCACGGTGGACCACCCTATAACGCTTTCTCAATAGAAGATTACGCTAAAGCTCATGAAACTCACCCTGAAAAAAGTTTTCTTGAAGAAATTTTATGGAATGATCCTATAGAAAATATTGAAGGCGTTATCCCATCTCCAAGAGGTGCTGGAAAACTTTTCGGAGAAAACATTACAAATAATGCTTTAAAAATTTTTAACGTTAAAATAATTATTAGAGGTCATGAACCTAAAAACGAAGGCTTCAGCTTTAACCATAAGGGTAAAGTATTAACATTATTCTCTAGGTTAGGAGCCCCTTACTTTAATTCTTCAGCAAGTTACCTTGAAATAAACCAAGACTCTGGGAAACTTCAAATTAAAAAGTTTTCTAAAGCTTCAGATTAAGTAAAGCAAAAATAAAAATGTTTAAAACTGCTTTTTTATTATTCTAATCCAACGCCTTTTGGTAAAAGCACATCATGAGGACTTGCTTCTTGAGCTCCTAAAGGTGTTAAAAGCGCCACTTCAGCTTTTTCCCATAATTCTTGAATGTTTCTTGCACCTGCATAACCCATAGCTGCTTGCAATCCTGATTTTAACTCTTGAACCACAACTTCCACCTCGCCTTTATAAGGAACCCATCCTTCTACGCCTTCAGCTAATTCTTTAGCTCCACTATAACGATCTATAGAGAATCTTTTAGCCATAGCTGAGGGGCTTCCCATACCTCTATATTGCTTATAATATCTTCCGCCTATAGCTATTAATGTTCCTGGAGATTCTTTGCATCTAGCGAAAAGGTTTCCAATCATAACAGCTGAGGCGCCTAAAGCCAAAGCTAATGCAACATCACCCCCACATCTTATTCCTCCATCAGCTATAATAGGGATTTTTGCATTATAATTTTTTACAGCTTCAGCGGCTTGAGCTGTTGCATATAATGTTGGGGCTCCAGCTTTTGTAACTTCAGTTGTCGTGCATATCGAGCCTGAACCTATGCCAACTCTTAATGCAGCTATTTTATCAAGTTTTGTAACAGCATCTTCAGCAGCTTTATATGTTCCTATATTTCCTACGACTACATCAGCGGAAACGTTTGAAAGAATTTTTTTCACAGCATTAAAAGCTTTAGAATTATGAAAATGAGCAACATCAATAACAAGCACATCTATAATTTTATCAAGTTTCTCAGCTCTTTCAAAATCAAATGGAGATATAGCTGCACCACAAAGAAGTTTACCATCTTCATCTCGAGATGCGTTAGGAAATTTTCCTCTAAGCAATATGTCTTTTACAGTTATTAATCCTTTAAGTCCCCCTTCTTTATCAACTAAAGGTAATTTTTCAATTCTATGTTTATGAAGAATGTCTTTAGCTTCCTCAATGCTTATTCCATAAGGTGCTGTAACAACATTTTTAGTCATTAAATCCTTAACTTTCAATGATAAATCAGCAAATCTTACATCTCTTCCAGTTAATATCCCAACAACTTTACCATCCTCAACTACAGGTAAACCTGATATAGACTTCTCTCTCATTATTTTCAAGGCTGTTGCTATACTTTCATCTGGAGAAATAGTATAAACATTCTTTATTATAGTTGCTTCAGCCCGCTTTACTTTCTCAGCCATTTCAACTTGCTCTTGAACAGAGCAGTTTCTATGAAGAACTCCAAGGCCACCTTGCCTAGCTAAAGCTATAGCCATTTCGCTTTCAGTAACAGTATCCATAGGCGAAGAAATAAAAGGAATATTTATAAAGTAATTTTTTGTAACCTGAGTTTTAACATTAACTTCTTTAGGATCAACTTCTGTCCAACCTG from Candidatus Bathyarchaeota archaeon carries:
- a CDS encoding transcriptional regulator; the encoded protein is MELLKKISKSLEELNEKIDKLIEKTMLTEVKPKKISIENLPLDAATLLSLPDHLRKTAIAICSLGEATAEDVAEETKRARAVESDYLNQLVALGYLKKKRIGKKVYFSIEEKK
- a CDS encoding type II toxin-antitoxin system VapC family toxin — its product is MNLFDSSAIINLCGEKKLDKLLEGWTLSLTFYELGNAIWKQVYLYKAIEADEARIALDSLIEVFNRLKKLKPENALKILKMALEEGITYYDASYIQAAIDNNLTLVTDDSKLYKIGKKYVKTVASDEL
- a CDS encoding fructose 1,6-bisphosphatase, with the translated sequence MDWFKILRETCEEVKRNVKLTLSLKEAGEELGQGAGGDITRKVDYIAEKTVIETLNKLNVSCILVSEEAGVKKLGEKPKEFIILDPIDGTLNALRGINFYCCSLAVSKTLFLKSVYAGLVMDLVNGDVYYAEKDKGAYLNNNEVHTSNVTSLNKALIGLDLCFTNSEDIKKIANLFNYARHTRHFGANALELCQIANNVTDAFIDARNKIRAVDIAASQLIVKEAGGVIVSLNGEELNMKVTPEEKASFIAAANNHLCKEILRVLKTV
- a CDS encoding bifunctional 5,6,7,8-tetrahydromethanopterin hydro-lyase/3-hexulose-6-phosphate synthase, which produces MFLIGEALVGSGPEVAHIDLIIGDKEGVVGQAFATGLASLSAGHTPLVAVIRPNLPPKPFTLLVPKVTIKNMEQAAKVFGSAQAAVGKAVADAVEEGIIPKDKIDEWVIICSVFIHPEAKDSRRIYHYNYSATKLALKRALMNYPSLEKIMYDKDRATHPIMGFRVPRLWMPPYLQVALDIPDLEKTKAIVADLPKSDRIILEAGTPLIKRYGARVIQELREIVKDVFIIADLKTLDVGQVEVDLAYEETADAVVASGLASIETLNKFIYEAKRLGIYAAIDMMDVVNPLKLLEQLTDLPDIVIIHRGIDEEKIKKTRWELIKELKEKYKDKKMLIAIAGGIEPSTVPLALESGADIIVVGRYITQSRDVKKAAREFLTQLGLDMDIFRVHVE
- a CDS encoding AAA family ATPase, with the protein product MKTIAIHSYKGGTGKTSIAVNLAALSAIKGRNVCILDYDFRAPSLQVAFKENPRFWLNDFLEGNINFQDALIELTRKYDFKGRFLVGFANPNSQALRNMMTKDRIWEMRALHKTLSAKRSLNQEMGVELLIFDTSPGMIYSSINALASSDLIFIVMKGDEYDLEGTKELINGIYEVLGKKTQVILNKIPLNYFSKEASELLKASIQEKLGLPIAGLIPCDCNLLATGGKSIIAINQPNHPFIKALSDIIDKIQL
- a CDS encoding ZIP family metal transporter, with the protein product MWILGSVILVSFISLIGLFTLIIKEKVLNNILFSLVGFSAGALIGGAFIHLLPEALSQTNSIVIFLYVILGFTLFFLLEKILYWRHCHEEKCPIHMFTYLNLIGDGIHNFIDGLIIAASFIVGIPLGITTTIAVIAHEIPQELGDFGVLIYGGFTKFKALFWNFISALTAVFGALFGYFFITYVENIASHLIPFTAGGFLYIAASDLIPELHKQPEFKKSILSFTLFLIGVSFMGFMKIAFE
- a CDS encoding MFS transporter, which encodes MNFKENIVDSNFFKWKLRILIIWNIFYIFYYLGRIHYGLTLPWIKEDLKLTIIEASVIASGSLWAYALGNIIFGRLSDKLGYKKLLFSASIFTALMNWIASFAFSFKTLLIPFIINGFIQAMGYAPGEAMVAQWWRRKEWGTTVGFTGLSASLSVLIVWIITGWFASNYGWRAAWRYPLLITLTVGVMLYLIAKDKPSDAGFPSYNDFNENNQSIKEKLNPYIYLLSNKKFLLICFVGILLFIGRYGLITWIPLYYAESGIALSIIPLTTITLPIGQALGAISAGFISDKVFKSNRYKTVCIYAVAGCLTLIALALTSIRLNPILSITLLGLGGFFTFGAAIPVFVLALEAGGREIAGTAVGIFDFFCYIGSGLQGLIIGFILYATNYNWIKTFIILGMLIAFSAILIFAARK
- a CDS encoding asparagine synthetase, which gives rise to MLKQLNNLTSLCNLEKKEKKAIFKIETGILKVMVDKLIEKGFYWFLPVILAKSTDPLWPDTQASIEKRVELEIYNKKVKTMQSMIIHKRILVSSGIEKIFVLSPNIRIERRERAETGKHLYEFTQLDIEAAYWKMKDIFKLFEELIKTSIIYVKENFNEELKMLKREIKTPETPFKIFNRIKLEEKYGGNWESLISKTLKNPIWVTNIPREFYDYEDKKTGEWRNFDLILPEGYGEVISGAEREYEYEKLIKKIDKDGLNKNDYKVLLSFAKEGKLKPSTGAGLGVERFISYVCGVKHIAEVQPFPRIPGFVSEL